TGATGAGGCCGGCCGGCTCCGGCGGCTTGCTGCCGCGAATGGCCCACAGCTCGTAGGTCGCGCCCTCGGGGGCGGAAGCGACTCCGGTCAGCACGAGGCCCGCGTTGCCGGAGCCCGCATCGAGAAGTACGCGACCCGTGCCGGCGCGTCCTCCCTGCGGTGCGAGCGCAGCGCTCATCACCCGCGGCCCGCCCACGAGGCGCAGGATCTCCGTCTGCGCCTCGAGCGCGTCACGGACGCCGGCGATCGTACGCGCCTGCTCGTCGAGCCGGGCCGCCAGCATCTGGTTCTGGCGCGTGAGCGCGGCCACCTCCCCGTTGCGTGTCCCGGTGCGCCGAATCTCCGACGCGAGGAGACCCGCCATCACGAGGGCGACCGCCGCCGCGGCACCGATGAGGCCGGCGCGGCGTATGCTTCCGCCAGCGCTTCGAGCGCGACGTCGTCGAAATCGTCGTTCGTCCGGCCCATCGTCGGTTCAGTCTCCATGACCCTCGCGTCCGAGAAGCGCGCGCAGCCGTTGCACACCGTCGCGAATCCGCGTTTTGTCGCTCGATGCTCACGCGGATCTTCGAGCGTTCTCCGTCGACAGCGCGGCCGGCGGATTGCCTCGCGCACCAATCCGAGGCCTGCTGCCGACGCGTAGGAGGACGCATGGCCGCCCCAGTGTTCGATCTCGACGCCTACGTCAGCCGGTCGCGAGCGGTGGACCTGCAGTCGATCCCCTGGGATCAGGTGCCACGGCATTCCTTCGCCGCCGCCCGCAAGGTCGACGCAACGATCCGGACGCGCCCCGGCTTCGCGGACGTCCCACTCCTCGAGGCATGGATCAGTCGCGCAACATCACGCCGCGGAACTCCGCCCAATGGTGGCCGAGGTGCTCGAGCTCGTCCTTTTCGATCGCCTCGCGCGCGGCCTTGAACATCACCTCCTCCTCGCGGGCGAGATGGCGGCGCGTGACGTCGAGGAGCGCACGGATCTGCTCGCGGAGCGCGTTCGGGTCCTCGAGGCGGAACATCGCGCGGATCTGCTGGTCCATGAGCTCGTGCTCGTGGCGAAGGCATTTCAGGGGACCGAGCGACCCGATGTGCTTCTCGTAGGGCTGGAACAGCGTCTCGTCCTCGATGCGCGCGTGTCCGAGGAGGGTGATCGCGAGCGGCTCGCAGGCCGCACGGAGTTCCGTCGCCGTCTGGTAGCGCTCGAGCA
Above is a genomic segment from Deltaproteobacteria bacterium containing:
- a CDS encoding anti-sigma factor — protein: MRRAGLIGAAAAVALVMAGLLASEIRRTGTRNGEVAALTRQNQMLAARLDEQARTIAGVRDALEAQTEILRLVGGPRVMSAALAPQGGRAGTGRVLLDAGSGNAGLVLTGVASAPEGATYELWAIRGSKPPEPAGLIKVDPRRGVAMSVPTLAAPDEITAFAVSIEPVGGSAVPTGPIVLVGAVRG
- a CDS encoding hemerythrin domain-containing protein, with protein sequence MDVTQALLGEHGVVHLLVEQLEEVLERYQTATELRAACEPLAITLLGHARIEDETLFQPYEKHIGSLGPLKCLRHEHELMDQQIRAMFRLEDPNALREQIRALLDVTRRHLAREEEVMFKAAREAIEKDELEHLGHHWAEFRGVMLRD